In Actinomadura citrea, a single window of DNA contains:
- a CDS encoding histidine phosphatase family protein: MSDARPAREPGRRRLVLWRHGQTAWNVERRFQGKTDIPLDETGVAQAQRAARLLAGLRPTALLSSPLRRAADTAQALAEITGLPVHYDRDLIERDGGAWEGLTSNEIRERYPAEHAAWQPPGGETSAQVAKRVGAALERALDDLPPTGQLVVASHGAALRLGMSHLLGLPEETWERLGGLSNCCWSVITEMRNGGWRLVEHNAGTLPEPLLSDDRPDAGA; this comes from the coding sequence GTGAGTGACGCCCGCCCGGCCCGCGAACCGGGCAGACGTCGCCTCGTCCTCTGGCGGCACGGCCAGACCGCGTGGAACGTCGAGCGCCGCTTCCAAGGCAAGACCGACATCCCTCTCGACGAGACGGGCGTCGCCCAGGCCCAGCGCGCCGCCCGGCTCCTCGCCGGCCTCCGCCCCACCGCGCTGCTCTCCTCGCCGCTGCGCCGCGCCGCCGACACCGCCCAGGCCCTCGCCGAGATCACCGGACTGCCCGTCCACTACGACCGGGACCTCATCGAACGCGACGGCGGCGCCTGGGAGGGCCTCACCTCCAACGAGATCCGCGAGCGCTACCCCGCCGAGCACGCCGCCTGGCAGCCGCCCGGCGGCGAGACCAGCGCCCAGGTCGCCAAACGGGTCGGCGCCGCGCTCGAACGCGCCCTCGACGACCTGCCGCCCACCGGCCAGCTCGTCGTCGCCTCCCACGGCGCCGCGCTCCGCCTCGGCATGTCCCACCTCCTCGGCCTCCCCGAAGAGACCTGGGAACGGCTCGGCGGCCTGTCCAACTGCTGCTGGTCCGTCATCACCGAGATGCGGAACGGCGGCTGGCGCCTCGTCGAGCACAACGCCGGCACCCTCCCCGAACCCCTCCTCAGTGACGACCGCCCCGACGCCGGCGCCTGA
- the rsfS gene encoding ribosome silencing factor yields the protein MTASERAAQLVRIAAEAAGDKLADDILAYDVSEQLVITDAFLLCSAPNDRQVRAIVDEVEKRLRDEAEAKPVRREGEREGRWVLLDYADIIVHIQHEEDRMFYALERLWKDCPIIAMPESVTAHQAQRTRAVGSPSE from the coding sequence GTGACCGCATCCGAGAGGGCGGCGCAGCTCGTCCGGATCGCCGCCGAGGCGGCGGGCGACAAGCTGGCCGACGACATTCTTGCCTACGACGTGAGCGAGCAGCTCGTCATCACCGACGCGTTCCTGCTCTGCTCGGCCCCCAACGACCGCCAGGTCCGCGCCATCGTGGACGAGGTCGAAAAGCGCCTGCGCGACGAGGCCGAGGCCAAGCCCGTCCGCCGCGAGGGCGAGCGCGAGGGCCGCTGGGTCCTGCTGGACTACGCGGACATCATCGTCCACATCCAGCACGAGGAGGACCGCATGTTCTACGCCCTCGAGCGGCTCTGGAAAGACTGCCCCATCATCGCCATGCCGGAAAGCGTCACCGCTCACCAGGCCCAGCGCACCCGCGCCGTCGGGAGCCCGAGTGAGTGA